A stretch of Gadus macrocephalus chromosome 17, ASM3116895v1 DNA encodes these proteins:
- the gigyf1a gene encoding GRB10-interacting GYF protein 1 isoform X4 — protein MTAETLNFGPEWLRALSSGGSVTSPPPSPAMPKYKLAEYRYGREEMLALYIKDNKVPEDMQDKEFAAILQEEPMQPLALVPLTEEEQRNFSMSVNSVAVLRLMGKGVGGPAPAGVVRGRGAARGGRGRGRGEGGFYQRSIEEPELGFGRSVREIHRSQSWDDSSVSDVWTPRGERRFEKPLRREVTGRPGFEEVAAVAPGPGRKEHTRADSDNWRTLREEQAEEEGGGGGSGVGGVAVGGGGGGGGGGVEPGSNWRMGVCRRDGTFDLTPSDGGPRSAGWRDHSAPGESRRRKFDFDFRDSDGRGGGGGGRRRAGSEGMEDDRDGLPEWCTDEEEGDLGTFDSSGAFMPLKKGGKDMILEEELDFQGIEEEDEDEFPADSERPNNSGGDKDKESKETGFGDHQGKRSPPCSSPPNHMNPDSKAGGTRMVVQDNPQQTNNLPHKGSNMLNDAGPAGLSKVHVSLSNNVSNNAGHAHASVLPSPPPSSAAPLLPPAGGDIEDDEGMKHLQQEAEKMVASLQDTSLEEECFTQALQHHQHHHHQHQQQQQRQEQQQQQQDGRNTADALPLGHEAAKKWFYKDPQGEIQGPFTTMEMCEWFQAGYFTMTLLVKRGCDEGFQPLGDVIKMWGRVPFVPGPSPPPLLVRPPPPQRPQATQRSSSVTGNLEQERLKKQQELIYQQIQQQQQLFQLINRCSDQGMMPSMNRSMSVPDTGSMWDMHTSASQPSGGEASLWDLTMNSSTQGPTLEQLQKERREAELRAKREEEERKRREEKRRQEELKRREEEDLFRRKQCRQQQELIMKLLQQAPLQQGSGAGGSGWGGPSSSGMAKSGKPPALTLLEMHQEAERILKQQRVQQQRDRHSGMPMGSSSMGGQWADGVGMWGGPGGMDSKAPGGGSSGGMGMWDEAVKNQGSLRGNNNMGMKNSRSSPSLSDQYLMRRKRTEDEDKLLKLLQGMKPQDGFTTWCEQMLHALNTSTNNSSSSLDVATIVAYLKEVESPYAVLDFIRSYLGDTVEAKEFAKQFLERRAKQKANQQRQQQQLSKEVAGLNMNFPLQDSMRGMNPGALQSMFQNTHMGKAGLYDNQGGKMKKKQPMMLHSDPSILGYSFHNTGECLSLNEMEMEDY, from the exons ATGACTGCTGAGACTCTTAACTTCGGCCCAGAATG GCTTCGTGCACTGTCCAGTGGGGGGAGTGTGacatctccccctccttcccccgccATGCCAAAGTACAAGCTGGCCGAGTACCGCTACGGCCGCGAGGAGATGCTAGCACTTTATATCAAAGACAACAAG GTCCCCGAGGACATGCAGGATAAGGAGTTTGCTGCTATTCTGCAAGAAGAACCCATGCAGCCGCTGGCACTGGTGCCCCTCaccgaggaggagcag AGGAACTTCTCCATGTCTGTGAACAGCGTGGCGGTGCTGAGGCTCATGGGTAAAGGAGTGGGAGGCCCCGCCCCGGCCGGTGTGGTCCGGGGCCGAGGGGCCGCGAGAGGCGGTCGAG GTCGTGGGCGCGGAGAAGGCGGGTTCTACCAAAGAAGTATTGAGGAGCCGGAGTTGGGCTTCGGTCGCAGCGTCCGGGAGATTCACCGCAGCCAGAGCTGGGACGACAG CTCTGTGTCTGACGTGTGGACCCCCAGGGGCGAGCGCCGCTTCGAGAAGCCCCTGCGGCGCGAGGTGACGGGCCGGCCCGGCTTTGAGGAGGTGGCCGccgtggccccggggcccggcagGAAGGAGCACACGCGGGCCGACAGCGACAACTGGCGCACCCTGCGGGAGgagcaggcggaggaggagggcggcggcggcggcagcggggtCGGCGGCGTCGCCgtgggcggaggagggggaggaggaggaggcggcgtggAGCCGGGCAGCAACTGGAGGATGGGCGTCTGCCGCAGGGACG GAACTTTTGATCTAACCCCATCAGACGGAGGTCCTCGCTCAGCAGGCTGGCGGGACCACAGCGCCCCGGGCGAGAGTCGGCGCAGGAAGTTTGACTTTGACTTCCGGGACTCTGACgggcgcggcggcggtggcggcgggcggcggcgagCGGGGAGTGAGGGCATGGAGGACGACCGGGACGGGCTCCCAGAGTGGTGcacagacgaggaggagggagacctggGCACCTTCGACTCCTCTGGAGCGTTCATGCCCCttaag AAGGGAGGCAAGGACATGAtcctggaggaggagttggactTCCAGGGCAtcgaggaggaagatgaggacgaGTTCCCCGCTGACTCTGAGAGGCCCAACAACTCCGGCGGTGATAAAGATAAGG AGAGCAAGGAGACCGGGTTCGGCGACCACCAGGGTAAACGCTCCCCACCTTGCTCCTCCCCCCCGAACCACATGAACCCCGACTCCAAGGCTGGCGGCACAAGGATGGTTGTCCAAGACAACCCCCAGCAAACAAACAACCTGCCCCACAAAGGCAGTAACATGTTGAACGACG CAGGTCCCGCGGGGTTGTCCAAGGTCCACGTGAGCCTCAGTAACAACGTGTCCAACAACGCCGGCCATGCCCACGCCTCggtccttccctcccccccgccctcctctgcTGCTCCGCTCCTCCCTCCTGCAGGGGGAGACATCGAGGACGACGAGGGCATGAAGCACCTACAGCAG GAGGCGGAGAAGATGGTGGCGTCGCTGCAGGACACgtccctggaggaggagtgCTTCACCCAGGCCctgcagcaccaccagcaccaccaccaccagcaccagcagcagcagcagaggcaggaacagcagcagcagcagcaagacgGCCGCAACACGGCCGACGCACTCCCACTGGGCCACGAGGCCGCCAAGAAGTGGTTCTACAAGGACCCCCAGGGGGAGATCCAAG gCCCCTTCACCACCATGGAGATGTGCGAGTGGTTCCAGGCGGGCTACTTTACCATGACGCTGCTGGTGAAGCGTGGCTGCGACGAGGGCTTCCAGCCCCTCGGCGACGTCATCAAGATGTGGGGCCGCGTGCCCTTCGTCCCGGGACCCTCGCCGCCCCCGCTGCTGGTgaggccccctcccccccagcgccCACAGGCCACACAGAGGAGCTCCTCTGTGACG ggtaaCCTGGAGCAGGAGCGTCTGAAGAAGCAGCAGGAGCTGATCTACCAGCAgatccagcaacagcagcagctcttCCAGCTCATCAACAG GTGCAGTGATCAGGGTATGATGCCTTCGATGAACAGGTCGATGTCAGTGCCAGATACAGGGTCCATGTGGGACATGCATACCTCAGCTTCTCAACCGTCGG GCGGAGAGGCCAGTCTTTGGGACTTAACAATGAATTCTTCTACTCAGGGTCCAACTCTCGAACAGCTTCAAAAG gagagaagagaggctgAACTCAGGGcgaagcgggaggaggaggagcgcaagcgacgggaggagaagaggagacaggaggagctaaagaggagggaagaggaggacctCTTCCGGCGCAAGCAG TGCCGACAGCAGCAGGAGCTCATCATGAAGTTACTCCAGCAGGCCCCCCTGCAGCAGGGCTCCGGCGCCGGGGGCTCGGGCTGGGGAGGGCCCTCCTCCTCTGGGATGGCCAAGTCAGGAAAGCCCCCGGCTCTCACCTTGCTGGAGATGCACCAGGAGGCCGAACGCATACTGAAGCAGCAGCGggtccagcagcagagagacagg caCTCCGGCATGCCCATGGGCTCCTCCTCCATGGGGGGCCAGTGGGCGGACGGCGTGGGCATGTGGGGCGGCCCGGGGGGCATGGACTCCAAGGCCCCCGGGGGAGGCTCTTCCGGCGGGATGGGCATGTGGGACGAGGCGGTGAAGAACCAGGGCAGTCTCCGTGGCAACAACAACATGGGCATGAAGAACAGCCGCAGCAGCCCGTCGCTCAg tgaccAGTACCTGATGCGGCGCAAGCGGACGGAGGACGAGGACAAGCTGCTGAAGCTCCTCCAGGGCATGAAGCCCCAGGACGGCTTCACCACCTGGTGCGAGCAGATGCTGCACGCCCtcaacacctccaccaacaactcctcctcctcgctggatG tggCCACCATCGTTGCGTACCTGAAGGAGGTGGAGTCGCCCTACGCTGTGCTGGACTTCATCAGGTCCTACCTGGGCGACACCGTGGAAGCCAAAGAGTTCGCCAAACAGTTCCTGGAGCGCCGTGCCAAACAGAAAGCTAACCAACAGAGACAGCAGCAACAG TTATCAAAGGAAGTTGCTGGATTGAACATGAACTTCCCACTGCAG GACTCCATGCGCGGTATGAATCCCGGCGCCCTGCAGTCCATGTTCCAGAACACCCACATGGGCAAGGCTGGTCTCTATGACAACCAAGGagggaagatgaagaagaaacaGCCCATGATGCTGCATTCTGACCCCAGCATTTTAG gcTACTCATTCCACAACACGGGCGAGTGTCTGAGCCTGAATGAAATGGAGATGGAGGATTACTGA
- the gigyf1a gene encoding GRB10-interacting GYF protein 1 isoform X7, with protein MTAETLNFGPEWLRALSSGGSVTSPPPSPAMPKYKLAEYRYGREEMLALYIKDNKVPEDMQDKEFAAILQEEPMQPLALVPLTEEEQRNFSMSVNSVAVLRLMGKGVGGPAPAGVVRGRGAARGGRGRGRGEGGFYQRSIEEPELGFGRSVREIHRSQSWDDRGERRFEKPLRREVTGRPGFEEVAAVAPGPGRKEHTRADSDNWRTLREEQAEEEGGGGGSGVGGVAVGGGGGGGGGGVEPGSNWRMGVCRRDGTFDLTPSDGGPRSAGWRDHSAPGESRRRKFDFDFRDSDGRGGGGGGRRRAGSEGMEDDRDGLPEWCTDEEEGDLGTFDSSGAFMPLKKGGKDMILEEELDFQGIEEEDEDEFPADSERPNNSGGDKDKESKETGFGDHQGKRSPPCSSPPNHMNPDSKAGGTRMVVQDNPQQTNNLPHKGSNMLNDAGPAGLSKVHVSLSNNVSNNAGHAHASVLPSPPPSSAAPLLPPAGGDIEDDEGMKHLQQEAEKMVASLQDTSLEEECFTQALQHHQHHHHQHQQQQQRQEQQQQQQDGRNTADALPLGHEAAKKWFYKDPQGEIQGPFTTMEMCEWFQAGYFTMTLLVKRGCDEGFQPLGDVIKMWGRVPFVPGPSPPPLLVRPPPPQRPQATQRSSSVTGNLEQERLKKQQELIYQQIQQQQQLFQLINRCSDQGMMPSMNRSMSVPDTGSMWDMHTSASQPSGGEASLWDLTMNSSTQGPTLEQLQKQERREAELRAKREEEERKRREEKRRQEELKRREEEDLFRRKQCRQQQELIMKLLQQAPLQQGSGAGGSGWGGPSSSGMAKSGKPPALTLLEMHQEAERILKQQRVQQQRDRHSGMPMGSSSMGGQWADGVGMWGGPGGMDSKAPGGGSSGGMGMWDEAVKNQGSLRGNNNMGMKNSRSSPSLSDQYLMRRKRTEDEDKLLKLLQGMKPQDGFTTWCEQMLHALNTSTNNSSSSLDVATIVAYLKEVESPYAVLDFIRSYLGDTVEAKEFAKQFLERRAKQKANQQRQQQQLSKEVAGLNMNFPLQDSMRGMNPGALQSMFQNTHMGKAGLYDNQGGKMKKKQPMMLHSDPSILGYSFHNTGECLSLNEMEMEDY; from the exons ATGACTGCTGAGACTCTTAACTTCGGCCCAGAATG GCTTCGTGCACTGTCCAGTGGGGGGAGTGTGacatctccccctccttcccccgccATGCCAAAGTACAAGCTGGCCGAGTACCGCTACGGCCGCGAGGAGATGCTAGCACTTTATATCAAAGACAACAAG GTCCCCGAGGACATGCAGGATAAGGAGTTTGCTGCTATTCTGCAAGAAGAACCCATGCAGCCGCTGGCACTGGTGCCCCTCaccgaggaggagcag AGGAACTTCTCCATGTCTGTGAACAGCGTGGCGGTGCTGAGGCTCATGGGTAAAGGAGTGGGAGGCCCCGCCCCGGCCGGTGTGGTCCGGGGCCGAGGGGCCGCGAGAGGCGGTCGAG GTCGTGGGCGCGGAGAAGGCGGGTTCTACCAAAGAAGTATTGAGGAGCCGGAGTTGGGCTTCGGTCGCAGCGTCCGGGAGATTCACCGCAGCCAGAGCTGGGACGACAG GGGCGAGCGCCGCTTCGAGAAGCCCCTGCGGCGCGAGGTGACGGGCCGGCCCGGCTTTGAGGAGGTGGCCGccgtggccccggggcccggcagGAAGGAGCACACGCGGGCCGACAGCGACAACTGGCGCACCCTGCGGGAGgagcaggcggaggaggagggcggcggcggcggcagcggggtCGGCGGCGTCGCCgtgggcggaggagggggaggaggaggaggcggcgtggAGCCGGGCAGCAACTGGAGGATGGGCGTCTGCCGCAGGGACG GAACTTTTGATCTAACCCCATCAGACGGAGGTCCTCGCTCAGCAGGCTGGCGGGACCACAGCGCCCCGGGCGAGAGTCGGCGCAGGAAGTTTGACTTTGACTTCCGGGACTCTGACgggcgcggcggcggtggcggcgggcggcggcgagCGGGGAGTGAGGGCATGGAGGACGACCGGGACGGGCTCCCAGAGTGGTGcacagacgaggaggagggagacctggGCACCTTCGACTCCTCTGGAGCGTTCATGCCCCttaag AAGGGAGGCAAGGACATGAtcctggaggaggagttggactTCCAGGGCAtcgaggaggaagatgaggacgaGTTCCCCGCTGACTCTGAGAGGCCCAACAACTCCGGCGGTGATAAAGATAAGG AGAGCAAGGAGACCGGGTTCGGCGACCACCAGGGTAAACGCTCCCCACCTTGCTCCTCCCCCCCGAACCACATGAACCCCGACTCCAAGGCTGGCGGCACAAGGATGGTTGTCCAAGACAACCCCCAGCAAACAAACAACCTGCCCCACAAAGGCAGTAACATGTTGAACGACG CAGGTCCCGCGGGGTTGTCCAAGGTCCACGTGAGCCTCAGTAACAACGTGTCCAACAACGCCGGCCATGCCCACGCCTCggtccttccctcccccccgccctcctctgcTGCTCCGCTCCTCCCTCCTGCAGGGGGAGACATCGAGGACGACGAGGGCATGAAGCACCTACAGCAG GAGGCGGAGAAGATGGTGGCGTCGCTGCAGGACACgtccctggaggaggagtgCTTCACCCAGGCCctgcagcaccaccagcaccaccaccaccagcaccagcagcagcagcagaggcaggaacagcagcagcagcagcaagacgGCCGCAACACGGCCGACGCACTCCCACTGGGCCACGAGGCCGCCAAGAAGTGGTTCTACAAGGACCCCCAGGGGGAGATCCAAG gCCCCTTCACCACCATGGAGATGTGCGAGTGGTTCCAGGCGGGCTACTTTACCATGACGCTGCTGGTGAAGCGTGGCTGCGACGAGGGCTTCCAGCCCCTCGGCGACGTCATCAAGATGTGGGGCCGCGTGCCCTTCGTCCCGGGACCCTCGCCGCCCCCGCTGCTGGTgaggccccctcccccccagcgccCACAGGCCACACAGAGGAGCTCCTCTGTGACG ggtaaCCTGGAGCAGGAGCGTCTGAAGAAGCAGCAGGAGCTGATCTACCAGCAgatccagcaacagcagcagctcttCCAGCTCATCAACAG GTGCAGTGATCAGGGTATGATGCCTTCGATGAACAGGTCGATGTCAGTGCCAGATACAGGGTCCATGTGGGACATGCATACCTCAGCTTCTCAACCGTCGG GCGGAGAGGCCAGTCTTTGGGACTTAACAATGAATTCTTCTACTCAGGGTCCAACTCTCGAACAGCTTCAAAAG caggagagaagagaggctgAACTCAGGGcgaagcgggaggaggaggagcgcaagcgacgggaggagaagaggagacaggaggagctaaagaggagggaagaggaggacctCTTCCGGCGCAAGCAG TGCCGACAGCAGCAGGAGCTCATCATGAAGTTACTCCAGCAGGCCCCCCTGCAGCAGGGCTCCGGCGCCGGGGGCTCGGGCTGGGGAGGGCCCTCCTCCTCTGGGATGGCCAAGTCAGGAAAGCCCCCGGCTCTCACCTTGCTGGAGATGCACCAGGAGGCCGAACGCATACTGAAGCAGCAGCGggtccagcagcagagagacagg caCTCCGGCATGCCCATGGGCTCCTCCTCCATGGGGGGCCAGTGGGCGGACGGCGTGGGCATGTGGGGCGGCCCGGGGGGCATGGACTCCAAGGCCCCCGGGGGAGGCTCTTCCGGCGGGATGGGCATGTGGGACGAGGCGGTGAAGAACCAGGGCAGTCTCCGTGGCAACAACAACATGGGCATGAAGAACAGCCGCAGCAGCCCGTCGCTCAg tgaccAGTACCTGATGCGGCGCAAGCGGACGGAGGACGAGGACAAGCTGCTGAAGCTCCTCCAGGGCATGAAGCCCCAGGACGGCTTCACCACCTGGTGCGAGCAGATGCTGCACGCCCtcaacacctccaccaacaactcctcctcctcgctggatG tggCCACCATCGTTGCGTACCTGAAGGAGGTGGAGTCGCCCTACGCTGTGCTGGACTTCATCAGGTCCTACCTGGGCGACACCGTGGAAGCCAAAGAGTTCGCCAAACAGTTCCTGGAGCGCCGTGCCAAACAGAAAGCTAACCAACAGAGACAGCAGCAACAG TTATCAAAGGAAGTTGCTGGATTGAACATGAACTTCCCACTGCAG GACTCCATGCGCGGTATGAATCCCGGCGCCCTGCAGTCCATGTTCCAGAACACCCACATGGGCAAGGCTGGTCTCTATGACAACCAAGGagggaagatgaagaagaaacaGCCCATGATGCTGCATTCTGACCCCAGCATTTTAG gcTACTCATTCCACAACACGGGCGAGTGTCTGAGCCTGAATGAAATGGAGATGGAGGATTACTGA
- the gigyf1a gene encoding GRB10-interacting GYF protein 1 isoform X8 — protein MTAETLNFGPEWLRALSSGGSVTSPPPSPAMPKYKLAEYRYGREEMLALYIKDNKVPEDMQDKEFAAILQEEPMQPLALVPLTEEEQRNFSMSVNSVAVLRLMGKGVGGPAPAGVVRGRGAARGGRGRGRGEGGFYQRSIEEPELGFGRSVREIHRSQSWDDRGERRFEKPLRREVTGRPGFEEVAAVAPGPGRKEHTRADSDNWRTLREEQAEEEGGGGGSGVGGVAVGGGGGGGGGGVEPGSNWRMGVCRRDDGGPRSAGWRDHSAPGESRRRKFDFDFRDSDGRGGGGGGRRRAGSEGMEDDRDGLPEWCTDEEEGDLGTFDSSGAFMPLKKGGKDMILEEELDFQGIEEEDEDEFPADSERPNNSGGDKDKESKETGFGDHQGKRSPPCSSPPNHMNPDSKAGGTRMVVQDNPQQTNNLPHKGSNMLNDAGPAGLSKVHVSLSNNVSNNAGHAHASVLPSPPPSSAAPLLPPAGGDIEDDEGMKHLQQEAEKMVASLQDTSLEEECFTQALQHHQHHHHQHQQQQQRQEQQQQQQDGRNTADALPLGHEAAKKWFYKDPQGEIQGPFTTMEMCEWFQAGYFTMTLLVKRGCDEGFQPLGDVIKMWGRVPFVPGPSPPPLLVRPPPPQRPQATQRSSSVTGNLEQERLKKQQELIYQQIQQQQQLFQLINRCSDQGMMPSMNRSMSVPDTGSMWDMHTSASQPSGGEASLWDLTMNSSTQGPTLEQLQKQERREAELRAKREEEERKRREEKRRQEELKRREEEDLFRRKQCRQQQELIMKLLQQAPLQQGSGAGGSGWGGPSSSGMAKSGKPPALTLLEMHQEAERILKQQRVQQQRDRHSGMPMGSSSMGGQWADGVGMWGGPGGMDSKAPGGGSSGGMGMWDEAVKNQGSLRGNNNMGMKNSRSSPSLSDQYLMRRKRTEDEDKLLKLLQGMKPQDGFTTWCEQMLHALNTSTNNSSSSLDVATIVAYLKEVESPYAVLDFIRSYLGDTVEAKEFAKQFLERRAKQKANQQRQQQQLSKEVAGLNMNFPLQDSMRGMNPGALQSMFQNTHMGKAGLYDNQGGKMKKKQPMMLHSDPSILGYSFHNTGECLSLNEMEMEDY, from the exons ATGACTGCTGAGACTCTTAACTTCGGCCCAGAATG GCTTCGTGCACTGTCCAGTGGGGGGAGTGTGacatctccccctccttcccccgccATGCCAAAGTACAAGCTGGCCGAGTACCGCTACGGCCGCGAGGAGATGCTAGCACTTTATATCAAAGACAACAAG GTCCCCGAGGACATGCAGGATAAGGAGTTTGCTGCTATTCTGCAAGAAGAACCCATGCAGCCGCTGGCACTGGTGCCCCTCaccgaggaggagcag AGGAACTTCTCCATGTCTGTGAACAGCGTGGCGGTGCTGAGGCTCATGGGTAAAGGAGTGGGAGGCCCCGCCCCGGCCGGTGTGGTCCGGGGCCGAGGGGCCGCGAGAGGCGGTCGAG GTCGTGGGCGCGGAGAAGGCGGGTTCTACCAAAGAAGTATTGAGGAGCCGGAGTTGGGCTTCGGTCGCAGCGTCCGGGAGATTCACCGCAGCCAGAGCTGGGACGACAG GGGCGAGCGCCGCTTCGAGAAGCCCCTGCGGCGCGAGGTGACGGGCCGGCCCGGCTTTGAGGAGGTGGCCGccgtggccccggggcccggcagGAAGGAGCACACGCGGGCCGACAGCGACAACTGGCGCACCCTGCGGGAGgagcaggcggaggaggagggcggcggcggcggcagcggggtCGGCGGCGTCGCCgtgggcggaggagggggaggaggaggaggcggcgtggAGCCGGGCAGCAACTGGAGGATGGGCGTCTGCCGCAGGGACG ACGGAGGTCCTCGCTCAGCAGGCTGGCGGGACCACAGCGCCCCGGGCGAGAGTCGGCGCAGGAAGTTTGACTTTGACTTCCGGGACTCTGACgggcgcggcggcggtggcggcgggcggcggcgagCGGGGAGTGAGGGCATGGAGGACGACCGGGACGGGCTCCCAGAGTGGTGcacagacgaggaggagggagacctggGCACCTTCGACTCCTCTGGAGCGTTCATGCCCCttaag AAGGGAGGCAAGGACATGAtcctggaggaggagttggactTCCAGGGCAtcgaggaggaagatgaggacgaGTTCCCCGCTGACTCTGAGAGGCCCAACAACTCCGGCGGTGATAAAGATAAGG AGAGCAAGGAGACCGGGTTCGGCGACCACCAGGGTAAACGCTCCCCACCTTGCTCCTCCCCCCCGAACCACATGAACCCCGACTCCAAGGCTGGCGGCACAAGGATGGTTGTCCAAGACAACCCCCAGCAAACAAACAACCTGCCCCACAAAGGCAGTAACATGTTGAACGACG CAGGTCCCGCGGGGTTGTCCAAGGTCCACGTGAGCCTCAGTAACAACGTGTCCAACAACGCCGGCCATGCCCACGCCTCggtccttccctcccccccgccctcctctgcTGCTCCGCTCCTCCCTCCTGCAGGGGGAGACATCGAGGACGACGAGGGCATGAAGCACCTACAGCAG GAGGCGGAGAAGATGGTGGCGTCGCTGCAGGACACgtccctggaggaggagtgCTTCACCCAGGCCctgcagcaccaccagcaccaccaccaccagcaccagcagcagcagcagaggcaggaacagcagcagcagcagcaagacgGCCGCAACACGGCCGACGCACTCCCACTGGGCCACGAGGCCGCCAAGAAGTGGTTCTACAAGGACCCCCAGGGGGAGATCCAAG gCCCCTTCACCACCATGGAGATGTGCGAGTGGTTCCAGGCGGGCTACTTTACCATGACGCTGCTGGTGAAGCGTGGCTGCGACGAGGGCTTCCAGCCCCTCGGCGACGTCATCAAGATGTGGGGCCGCGTGCCCTTCGTCCCGGGACCCTCGCCGCCCCCGCTGCTGGTgaggccccctcccccccagcgccCACAGGCCACACAGAGGAGCTCCTCTGTGACG ggtaaCCTGGAGCAGGAGCGTCTGAAGAAGCAGCAGGAGCTGATCTACCAGCAgatccagcaacagcagcagctcttCCAGCTCATCAACAG GTGCAGTGATCAGGGTATGATGCCTTCGATGAACAGGTCGATGTCAGTGCCAGATACAGGGTCCATGTGGGACATGCATACCTCAGCTTCTCAACCGTCGG GCGGAGAGGCCAGTCTTTGGGACTTAACAATGAATTCTTCTACTCAGGGTCCAACTCTCGAACAGCTTCAAAAG caggagagaagagaggctgAACTCAGGGcgaagcgggaggaggaggagcgcaagcgacgggaggagaagaggagacaggaggagctaaagaggagggaagaggaggacctCTTCCGGCGCAAGCAG TGCCGACAGCAGCAGGAGCTCATCATGAAGTTACTCCAGCAGGCCCCCCTGCAGCAGGGCTCCGGCGCCGGGGGCTCGGGCTGGGGAGGGCCCTCCTCCTCTGGGATGGCCAAGTCAGGAAAGCCCCCGGCTCTCACCTTGCTGGAGATGCACCAGGAGGCCGAACGCATACTGAAGCAGCAGCGggtccagcagcagagagacagg caCTCCGGCATGCCCATGGGCTCCTCCTCCATGGGGGGCCAGTGGGCGGACGGCGTGGGCATGTGGGGCGGCCCGGGGGGCATGGACTCCAAGGCCCCCGGGGGAGGCTCTTCCGGCGGGATGGGCATGTGGGACGAGGCGGTGAAGAACCAGGGCAGTCTCCGTGGCAACAACAACATGGGCATGAAGAACAGCCGCAGCAGCCCGTCGCTCAg tgaccAGTACCTGATGCGGCGCAAGCGGACGGAGGACGAGGACAAGCTGCTGAAGCTCCTCCAGGGCATGAAGCCCCAGGACGGCTTCACCACCTGGTGCGAGCAGATGCTGCACGCCCtcaacacctccaccaacaactcctcctcctcgctggatG tggCCACCATCGTTGCGTACCTGAAGGAGGTGGAGTCGCCCTACGCTGTGCTGGACTTCATCAGGTCCTACCTGGGCGACACCGTGGAAGCCAAAGAGTTCGCCAAACAGTTCCTGGAGCGCCGTGCCAAACAGAAAGCTAACCAACAGAGACAGCAGCAACAG TTATCAAAGGAAGTTGCTGGATTGAACATGAACTTCCCACTGCAG GACTCCATGCGCGGTATGAATCCCGGCGCCCTGCAGTCCATGTTCCAGAACACCCACATGGGCAAGGCTGGTCTCTATGACAACCAAGGagggaagatgaagaagaaacaGCCCATGATGCTGCATTCTGACCCCAGCATTTTAG gcTACTCATTCCACAACACGGGCGAGTGTCTGAGCCTGAATGAAATGGAGATGGAGGATTACTGA